A single region of the Streptomyces sp. NBC_00425 genome encodes:
- a CDS encoding helix-turn-helix domain-containing protein, with protein MVRTPLTPEERERGERLGRLLREARGGRSMAEIAASAGISAETLRKIETGRAPTPAFFTVAALARVLGLSMDELAGLCSPAAV; from the coding sequence ATGGTGCGTACCCCCCTCACCCCGGAAGAGCGCGAGCGCGGCGAACGGCTCGGCCGGCTGCTGCGCGAGGCGCGTGGCGGCCGGAGCATGGCCGAGATCGCGGCGAGCGCCGGAATCTCCGCCGAGACCCTCCGTAAGATCGAGACCGGCCGCGCGCCCACCCCGGCGTTCTTCACCGTCGCCGCGCTCGCCCGCGTGCTCGGGCTGTCGATGGACGAGCTGGCGGGGCTGTGCTCGCCGGCGGCCGTGTGA
- the map gene encoding type I methionyl aminopeptidase — translation MVELKTDTSIDAMHEAGQVVARALTAVREAADVGVSLLELDELAHDVLRAAGATSPFLGYRPEFAPTPFPAVLCASVNEAIVHGIPTRYRLRDGDLVSLDFGAQLDGWAGDSAVSFTVGRARPADVRLIETAERALAAGIEAAVVGNRIGDIAHAIGTVCRAAGYGIPDGFGGHGIGRHMHEDPAVPNEGRPGRGLPLRHGMVIAIEPMLIGGGTDGYHAAPDGWTLRTNDGSRAAHAEHTVAITAGGPRVLTERR, via the coding sequence ATGGTGGAACTGAAGACGGACACATCGATCGACGCCATGCACGAGGCGGGCCAGGTGGTCGCCCGGGCCCTGACAGCCGTGCGGGAGGCCGCCGACGTGGGCGTCTCCCTGCTGGAGCTGGACGAGCTGGCCCACGACGTGCTGCGGGCCGCGGGCGCCACGTCGCCGTTCCTCGGCTACCGCCCGGAGTTCGCGCCCACGCCGTTCCCGGCGGTGCTCTGCGCGTCGGTGAACGAGGCGATCGTGCACGGCATCCCCACCCGCTACCGGCTGCGCGACGGCGACCTGGTCTCGCTCGACTTCGGCGCGCAGCTGGACGGCTGGGCGGGCGACTCGGCCGTCAGCTTCACCGTGGGCAGGGCGCGCCCGGCGGACGTCCGGCTGATCGAGACGGCCGAGCGGGCCCTGGCGGCGGGCATCGAGGCGGCGGTCGTCGGCAACCGCATCGGCGACATCGCGCACGCCATCGGCACGGTGTGCCGGGCGGCGGGCTACGGCATCCCGGACGGCTTCGGCGGCCACGGGATCGGCCGCCACATGCACGAGGACCCGGCGGTCCCCAACGAGGGCCGCCCCGGCCGCGGTCTGCCGCTCCGCCACGGCATGGTCATCGCCATCGAGCCGATGCTGATCGGGGGCGGCACGGACGGCTACCACGCGGCCCCCGACGGCTGGACCCTGCGCACGAACGACGGCTCGCGCGCGGCCCACGCGGAGCACACGGTGGCGATCACGGCCGGCGGACCGAGGGTACTGACCGAACGCCGATAG